A single window of Sporosarcina sp. FSL W7-1349 DNA harbors:
- the paaB gene encoding 1,2-phenylacetyl-CoA epoxidase subunit PaaB, translating into MSEKTFYQEFEVFSKRTPTSSFQHQFDLLAPNEDMALILAQENFMRREPVVDIWVVNKKDVRKMDEEERLSLQRLDNKDYRTTKGYGYLRKKWREYEQGMLDEKEILSWAGGRKK; encoded by the coding sequence ATGTCAGAGAAAACTTTTTATCAGGAATTTGAAGTGTTCAGCAAGAGAACACCGACTTCTTCATTTCAACATCAATTTGACCTATTGGCTCCAAACGAAGATATGGCTCTCATCTTGGCGCAAGAGAACTTCATGCGCCGGGAGCCTGTAGTCGATATCTGGGTCGTCAACAAGAAAGACGTACGGAAAATGGATGAAGAGGAGAGATTGTCTCTTCAACGTTTGGATAATAAAGATTACCGGACTACGAAAGGGTACGGATATCTTCGCAAAAAATGGCGTGAGTACGAACAAGGCATGCTGGACGAGAAGGAAATACTGTCATGGGCGGGAGGAAGAAAGAAATGA
- a CDS encoding ferredoxin translates to MAKYTCVDQSTCIACGACGASAPDIFDYDDEGFAFVHLDDNQGTAEVDEDLYDDLEDALEGCPTDSIKVSEHPIVLEEV, encoded by the coding sequence ATGGCTAAATATACATGTGTTGACCAATCCACGTGCATCGCTTGCGGTGCTTGCGGAGCAAGTGCACCGGATATTTTCGATTATGACGATGAGGGCTTTGCATTTGTCCATCTTGATGACAACCAAGGAACTGCGGAAGTTGATGAGGACCTTTACGATGATCTAGAGGATGCACTAGAAGGCTGCCCAACGGATTCAATCAAAGTGTCGGAACATCCGATTGTTTTGGAAGAAGTCTAA
- the paaD gene encoding 1,2-phenylacetyl-CoA epoxidase subunit PaaD translates to MVLSTNPEVEAVLQILGTVKDPEIDTVSIVDLGMVEKIETENNNVTVTLLPTFLGCPALEIIRENTRKAVSELPDVGEVTVDFIYSPPWTSDRVTEQGRAGLKEFGIAAPPRHIEEDGSWHVDCPYCESTYVTMENIFGPTACRSILYCKNCKTPFEAMKPVSTLM, encoded by the coding sequence ATGGTACTATCTACAAATCCGGAGGTTGAGGCGGTGCTCCAAATTCTTGGGACTGTCAAAGACCCGGAAATCGATACGGTAAGCATTGTGGATCTTGGAATGGTAGAGAAGATCGAGACGGAAAACAATAACGTCACCGTGACTTTATTGCCCACATTTTTAGGCTGCCCAGCGCTTGAAATTATTCGAGAGAACACTAGAAAAGCTGTCTCAGAGCTTCCTGACGTGGGTGAAGTAACGGTGGACTTCATTTACAGCCCGCCTTGGACTTCAGACCGTGTGACGGAGCAAGGGCGTGCGGGACTGAAAGAGTTCGGGATCGCAGCCCCGCCTCGTCACATCGAAGAGGACGGTTCGTGGCATGTGGATTGCCCGTATTGTGAATCGACGTATGTGACGATGGAAAACATTTTTGGCCCGACTGCTTGCAGAAGCATTTTATATTGCAAAAACTGCAAAACCCCTTTCGAGGCGATGAAACCTGTTTCAACATTAATGTAA
- a CDS encoding ABC transporter substrate-binding protein — translation MKKLFLPFLMAIMAALLLAACGSDSGAGTEKEKGGSTGGNEGAGEVTEYKIGAIYSKTGPNSPLGEPEWNATKLIEEKINAEGGINGVPLKIILADDESSQEKATQEANRLINDEKVIAILGSSGSGESLAMKGIAMQQQVPMVSAAASAHVVEPVEDSKWVFKTPQSDKLAVERVYMYLNEQGISKVGLITDSNAFGSSGLEYLEALEEEYKLDIVAKESFNTQDPDMSAQLTKINSAGAEAIIVWGTNPGPAVIAKNTRDLGIDLPIIGSHGIANQNFITLAEAAAEGVVIPTGKLLFPSEIPADDAQYDVISTFYEEYTAKYSSEPTNFGSYGYDNIMLVIEALKNGATDRESIRDYLETNITDWVGTTGVFNFTAEDHNGLTPDSLVMAVVKDGKWTFLE, via the coding sequence ATGAAGAAATTATTTTTGCCATTTCTGATGGCTATCATGGCTGCTTTGCTTCTCGCAGCATGCGGCAGTGATTCGGGCGCCGGTACAGAGAAAGAAAAAGGCGGTTCAACAGGCGGTAACGAGGGTGCTGGAGAAGTAACTGAATACAAAATCGGTGCGATTTATTCTAAAACAGGTCCGAACAGTCCACTCGGCGAGCCGGAGTGGAATGCAACAAAATTGATCGAGGAAAAAATCAACGCTGAAGGCGGCATCAACGGTGTGCCGTTGAAAATCATCCTTGCAGACGATGAGTCTAGCCAAGAAAAAGCGACACAAGAAGCAAACCGTCTGATCAATGATGAAAAAGTCATCGCGATTCTAGGTTCTTCAGGTAGTGGTGAAAGTTTGGCAATGAAAGGGATTGCTATGCAGCAACAAGTGCCGATGGTCTCAGCAGCAGCTAGTGCTCATGTTGTTGAGCCGGTAGAAGATTCAAAGTGGGTATTTAAAACACCTCAATCCGATAAACTTGCGGTAGAGCGGGTGTATATGTATTTGAATGAACAAGGGATCAGCAAAGTCGGTTTGATTACAGACTCCAACGCATTCGGTTCAAGTGGTCTTGAGTATCTAGAAGCTTTGGAGGAAGAATACAAACTTGATATCGTTGCAAAAGAAAGCTTTAACACACAAGATCCAGATATGAGTGCGCAATTGACAAAAATCAACAGTGCTGGTGCAGAAGCAATCATCGTTTGGGGAACAAACCCTGGACCAGCAGTTATCGCAAAAAATACACGTGACCTAGGAATCGACCTTCCGATCATCGGAAGCCACGGGATTGCAAACCAAAACTTCATTACACTAGCGGAAGCTGCAGCAGAAGGTGTTGTTATTCCAACAGGTAAACTTCTATTCCCAAGCGAAATTCCTGCAGACGATGCGCAGTATGATGTCATTTCAACATTCTACGAAGAGTACACTGCGAAATATAGCAGCGAACCAACTAACTTCGGTTCATACGGCTATGATAATATCATGCTTGTAATCGAAGCGTTGAAAAACGGTGCAACAGACCGTGAATCAATCCGCGACTACTTGGAAACAAACATTACTGATTGGGTCGGAACGACAGGAGTATTCAACTTCACCGCAGAAGACCACAACGGCTTGACGCCAGACAGCTTGGTCATGGCAGTTGTCAAAGACGGCAAATGGACGTTTCTTGAGTAA
- the paaA gene encoding 1,2-phenylacetyl-CoA epoxidase subunit PaaA, with amino-acid sequence MVTLTTMTEEEKMARFMERIEAGEKIEADDWMPDDYRETLIKLISMHGISEIMGALPEKEWVPKAPSLYRKLGIMAKVQDEMGHGQLLLRVAEDLMKPYGKTRGDLMQDLFNEDLKFHNVFHMETKTWADAGLIGWLVDGAAIISQTNMLGASYGPYAKALQRICAEEVFHAQHGEAIIMALAEGTEEQKAMIQDALNRWWPSLLMFFGPASKSTTGSSKQDTTIKYKIRINTNEELRQSFLDKYIPRILSLGLTIPDPTLHYDEEKGEWVYQQPDWNEFKKIIGNQGPRSQARLNLRRSSYQNNAWVREALAAVVN; translated from the coding sequence ATGGTTACATTGACAACGATGACAGAAGAAGAAAAAATGGCACGCTTCATGGAGCGTATCGAAGCAGGAGAGAAGATTGAAGCGGATGATTGGATGCCGGATGATTACCGTGAAACACTTATCAAATTGATCTCCATGCACGGTATCAGTGAAATTATGGGAGCGCTTCCTGAAAAAGAATGGGTACCTAAAGCGCCTTCCCTATATCGTAAACTTGGCATCATGGCAAAAGTTCAAGACGAAATGGGCCATGGCCAACTTCTACTTCGCGTAGCGGAAGATTTGATGAAACCTTACGGCAAGACACGCGGCGATCTCATGCAAGATCTTTTCAATGAAGATCTGAAATTCCACAACGTCTTCCATATGGAAACGAAAACTTGGGCAGATGCTGGATTGATCGGTTGGCTCGTTGACGGTGCAGCAATCATTTCCCAAACGAATATGCTTGGCGCTTCCTACGGTCCATACGCAAAAGCTTTGCAGCGGATCTGTGCAGAGGAAGTTTTCCACGCACAGCATGGTGAGGCAATCATCATGGCATTGGCAGAAGGTACGGAAGAGCAAAAAGCGATGATTCAAGATGCGTTGAACCGCTGGTGGCCATCCCTTCTTATGTTCTTCGGCCCTGCAAGCAAATCGACGACAGGCAGCTCGAAACAAGATACGACGATCAAATATAAAATCCGAATCAATACGAACGAGGAATTGCGCCAAAGCTTCCTGGATAAATATATCCCGCGGATTCTGTCTCTTGGCCTGACGATCCCTGATCCGACACTTCACTATGACGAAGAGAAAGGCGAATGGGTCTATCAGCAGCCTGACTGGAACGAGTTCAAGAAAATCATCGGCAACCAAGGACCGAGATCACAGGCTCGCCTAAATCTGCGACGCTCTTCATATCAAAATAACGCATGGGTACGTGAAGCGTTAGCTGCGGTAGTAAATTAA
- a CDS encoding ABC transporter ATP-binding protein, which yields MSTDKLLEIIDLSVSYGPIQALDKVSLSVNKGEIVALLGANGAGKTTLLQTISGLLKPTGGKVMYQGTDITGMEAEKVVGKHLVHVPEHRQVFSTMTVLDNLYLGAYHHRKKSKMKTIEENIEKVFDLFPILKDRKDQLGGTMSGGQQQMLAIARGVMAEPELLLLDEPTLGLAPIIAKDVLELVRDLREEFGTTVLLIEQNVTASLKIADRGYVISHGEIVKSGKSSELLNDPEVKEAYLGHTVN from the coding sequence ATGAGCACGGACAAATTATTGGAGATCATTGATCTCTCGGTTAGCTATGGACCCATCCAAGCCTTGGACAAGGTCTCCCTGTCGGTCAATAAAGGGGAGATCGTGGCACTGTTAGGGGCGAATGGGGCCGGGAAAACCACATTATTGCAAACGATTTCAGGACTCTTGAAGCCGACTGGCGGAAAAGTGATGTATCAAGGAACGGATATTACGGGGATGGAAGCCGAAAAAGTGGTGGGCAAGCATTTGGTGCATGTCCCGGAACACCGTCAAGTTTTTTCTACAATGACTGTGTTGGACAACCTCTACCTAGGGGCGTATCATCACCGGAAAAAATCAAAAATGAAAACGATCGAGGAGAATATCGAAAAAGTTTTTGATTTATTCCCAATCTTGAAAGACCGGAAAGACCAACTTGGTGGAACGATGTCCGGCGGTCAGCAACAGATGTTGGCAATTGCGCGAGGTGTGATGGCTGAACCTGAACTGCTTTTGCTTGATGAACCGACATTGGGGCTTGCTCCAATCATCGCAAAAGATGTTCTGGAATTGGTCCGTGATTTGCGTGAGGAATTCGGCACGACGGTTCTCTTGATAGAACAGAACGTTACGGCATCCTTGAAAATCGCTGATCGGGGTTATGTCATTTCACATGGTGAAATTGTGAAGAGTGGGAAATCCAGTGAATTGTTAAACGATCCTGAAGTGAAAGAAGCGTATCTTGGTCATACAGTAAACTAA
- the paaC gene encoding 1,2-phenylacetyl-CoA epoxidase subunit PaaC gives MSNTEKVLTTEEKDALKALLFQLADDDFLFSYRASEWLGLAPHIEEDVASSSITQDTMGHAAMYYKLLEDLGVGKADDLAHLRPAGERRNSVLVERVNGEGYYMETPQYDWAYTVVRSYFYTQAKKVKVDSLRTSTYEPLADVAIKANMELYYHLMHWKLWFEQLLSSTDDAKNRMKQAIELVVPDFGDVFSYGNEKENIEKAGFIASEEELKANWVAALTPVFEKLGLDLPTIPAKAEMNGRNGEHTKDLEDAIATLSEVYRLDTATAW, from the coding sequence ATGAGCAATACGGAAAAAGTACTAACTACAGAAGAGAAAGACGCACTAAAAGCACTTTTATTCCAACTGGCTGATGACGACTTCCTGTTTTCTTATCGTGCATCTGAATGGCTTGGCCTTGCTCCACACATCGAGGAAGACGTAGCATCTTCTTCCATCACGCAAGATACGATGGGCCATGCGGCAATGTACTATAAACTATTGGAAGACCTTGGTGTAGGAAAAGCGGATGATTTGGCTCATCTACGTCCAGCGGGAGAAAGACGCAACAGCGTATTGGTGGAACGTGTAAACGGTGAAGGGTATTACATGGAGACGCCACAATACGACTGGGCGTATACTGTCGTGAGAAGTTATTTCTACACACAAGCGAAAAAAGTGAAAGTCGATTCTTTACGCACAAGCACTTATGAGCCATTAGCGGACGTAGCCATCAAGGCGAATATGGAACTCTATTATCACTTGATGCACTGGAAGCTTTGGTTCGAGCAGCTACTCAGCTCAACAGATGACGCAAAGAATCGCATGAAGCAGGCGATCGAACTGGTTGTCCCAGACTTCGGCGACGTGTTCTCATATGGTAATGAAAAAGAAAACATTGAAAAAGCAGGATTCATTGCATCGGAAGAAGAATTGAAAGCTAACTGGGTTGCTGCGCTTACCCCTGTTTTCGAGAAATTAGGACTCGATCTTCCAACAATCCCTGCAAAAGCTGAAATGAACGGACGTAACGGCGAACATACAAAAGACTTGGAAGATGCAATTGCGACTCTTTCTGAAGTCTATCGATTGGACACTGCAACTGCCTGGTAA
- a CDS encoding NAD(P)/FAD-dependent oxidoreductase, with protein MQEEQIFDVTVIGGGPVGLFTAFYAGMRKMSVNLIESLPQLGGQLSALYPEKFIYDIAGFPKVSGQELIDNLVEQMSQFNPTITLEQDVQQVEKLENGVFKLTTNREIHYSKAIIITAGNGAFQPRKIELDGSEKYEGKNLHYFIKDLNQFSGKNVHVYGGGDSAVDWSLMLEPIAEKVTLIHRRDKFRAHEASVENLMKSKVEVKTPYVPIGFVGEDGIEKVVLEKVKADVTEEVEVDDVIVNYGFVSSLGPIADWGLEIEKNSIVVNSKMETNIEGIYAAGDICTYEGKVKLIASGFGEAPTAVSNAKVYIDPTARVQAVHSTTLMEQKEDKKVKVGQ; from the coding sequence ATGCAAGAAGAACAGATCTTCGACGTGACGGTAATAGGAGGCGGCCCGGTCGGATTATTCACGGCTTTTTACGCGGGAATGCGGAAAATGTCGGTCAACCTGATTGAGAGCCTACCACAATTGGGCGGTCAGCTTTCTGCATTATATCCAGAAAAATTCATTTACGATATCGCTGGATTCCCGAAAGTCAGTGGACAGGAGCTAATCGACAACCTAGTCGAGCAAATGTCTCAATTCAATCCGACAATCACTCTGGAGCAAGATGTTCAACAAGTGGAAAAATTGGAGAACGGCGTGTTCAAGTTAACGACAAACCGTGAAATCCACTATTCCAAAGCGATTATCATCACAGCAGGGAACGGTGCTTTCCAACCGCGGAAGATTGAGTTGGACGGCTCGGAAAAATATGAAGGCAAAAACCTTCACTACTTCATTAAAGACTTGAATCAGTTCTCGGGCAAAAATGTTCATGTATACGGCGGGGGCGACTCGGCGGTTGACTGGTCCCTTATGTTGGAACCGATTGCAGAAAAAGTGACACTTATCCATCGTCGCGATAAATTCCGTGCGCATGAAGCAAGTGTTGAAAACCTCATGAAATCGAAAGTTGAAGTGAAAACTCCTTACGTTCCTATCGGTTTCGTCGGCGAAGATGGAATTGAAAAAGTTGTCTTGGAGAAAGTGAAAGCAGACGTCACAGAAGAAGTGGAAGTCGATGACGTAATCGTCAACTATGGTTTCGTTTCATCACTCGGCCCGATTGCGGATTGGGGACTTGAAATCGAAAAGAACAGCATTGTCGTCAACTCTAAGATGGAAACGAACATTGAAGGGATTTACGCGGCAGGCGATATTTGTACGTATGAAGGAAAAGTGAAATTGATTGCTAGTGGCTTCGGTGAAGCACCGACCGCAGTCAGCAATGCGAAAGTATATATTGACCCGACGGCAAGAGTTCAGGCCGTTCACAGTACGACACTCATGGAACAAAAAGAAGATAAAAAAGTGAAAGTCGGACAATAA
- a CDS encoding ABC transporter ATP-binding protein gives MLQVESITKRFGGVVANSDVTFSVQEGQIVGLIGPNGAGKSTMFNMISSVFPPTEGTITFLGQRIEKLPSFQVAPLGISRTFQNLQVFKNMTVIENVMVGQHMKTKTNLLGMASTLLGLTRGERKIYDQAMSYLEFFGLEDLYDQKAASLSLGKLRLLEFARAYATEPKLLLLDEIAAGLNHKETLEMSALIEKVRDSGVTVLVVEHDMDLVMSICDKLVVLDQGVKIAEGTPKEIQENEAVITAYLGADIDETEAEKVEEAI, from the coding sequence TTGTTACAAGTGGAATCTATTACAAAAAGATTCGGTGGGGTCGTGGCGAATAGCGATGTGACTTTTTCGGTTCAAGAAGGGCAGATTGTCGGATTGATCGGTCCGAACGGGGCTGGGAAAAGTACGATGTTCAATATGATCTCGTCCGTTTTTCCGCCTACGGAAGGAACGATTACTTTCCTGGGACAGCGGATTGAAAAGCTGCCTTCCTTCCAGGTTGCACCATTGGGTATTTCACGTACGTTCCAAAACTTGCAGGTGTTCAAAAATATGACAGTCATCGAAAATGTGATGGTCGGTCAACATATGAAAACGAAAACCAATTTACTTGGAATGGCATCCACGCTGCTTGGTTTGACGAGAGGCGAACGAAAAATATATGACCAAGCAATGAGTTATTTAGAGTTTTTCGGCTTGGAAGACCTCTACGATCAAAAAGCAGCAAGCCTGTCGCTAGGAAAGTTAAGGCTATTGGAATTCGCCCGGGCGTATGCAACGGAACCGAAGCTGTTATTGCTCGATGAGATTGCAGCGGGCTTGAATCATAAGGAGACGTTGGAAATGAGTGCACTCATTGAAAAGGTCCGTGATTCAGGAGTTACCGTACTCGTTGTAGAGCATGATATGGACTTGGTCATGAGCATTTGCGACAAGCTTGTCGTGCTGGACCAAGGCGTGAAAATCGCAGAAGGGACACCGAAGGAAATACAAGAGAACGAAGCGGTTATCACTGCCTATTTAGGTGCTGATATAGATGAAACTGAAGCTGAAAAGGTGGAGGAGGCGATATGA
- a CDS encoding enoyl-CoA hydratase-related protein, translating to MFETITYEIKDGVAWLTMNRPDKLNAFIAQMNREIKDAIRSASQDETVRCIVLTGEGRAFCSGQDLSEVTEDMDLGQVLRDHYGPMILQIEKCEKPIIAAINGVAAGAGFSLALASDFRLISERASLVNAFIHVGLIPDSGNLFYLTQLVGPAKAAELSILGEKVTADQAVEWGLANRKIAEDAWEEEVTAFAARIAALPTKTIGLIKRGLKDAAALPFETFLEREAEGQRIAGLTEDHREGVTAFLEKRKPVYKGK from the coding sequence GTGTTTGAAACGATTACGTATGAGATAAAAGACGGTGTAGCATGGCTTACGATGAACCGGCCAGACAAATTAAACGCATTTATCGCCCAGATGAACCGTGAGATCAAAGATGCCATTCGATCTGCTTCTCAGGACGAGACAGTGCGCTGTATTGTTCTGACAGGTGAGGGCCGTGCCTTTTGTTCTGGACAGGATCTTTCGGAAGTGACGGAAGACATGGACTTGGGACAAGTATTACGGGATCATTACGGGCCTATGATACTTCAAATCGAAAAATGTGAAAAGCCGATCATCGCGGCAATCAATGGTGTAGCGGCGGGGGCTGGCTTCAGTCTGGCTCTAGCATCCGATTTCCGCCTCATTTCAGAACGTGCCAGCTTAGTGAACGCATTCATCCATGTTGGATTGATTCCGGATTCGGGGAATTTGTTTTATTTAACACAATTGGTCGGACCGGCAAAAGCTGCCGAACTTTCAATCCTTGGAGAGAAAGTGACGGCCGACCAAGCGGTTGAGTGGGGCTTGGCCAACCGCAAGATTGCGGAAGATGCGTGGGAAGAGGAAGTTACTGCCTTTGCAGCACGCATTGCGGCGTTGCCAACGAAGACAATCGGTTTGATCAAACGCGGACTGAAAGACGCAGCGGCACTTCCCTTTGAAACTTTCTTGGAAAGGGAAGCGGAAGGCCAGCGCATCGCAGGCCTGACAGAAGATCACCGCGAAGGCGTCACCGCATTTTTGGAAAAACGGAAACCTGTATATAAAGGAAAATAA
- a CDS encoding hotdog fold thioesterase — MTKRIDETEIHEQHYEEIRSFLEQEPYAQYLGMKLVDLGLGTATAELVPTKDMVNAHNTVHGAVLFSLADYVFAVASNSYGKTAVGVTTTMNFMSAAFAGEKITATAREDKRNHRLAWYTIEINNGKELIATMQAMVYRKSEYFVPVEN; from the coding sequence ATGACAAAACGTATAGACGAAACAGAAATACACGAACAACATTATGAAGAGATCCGTTCATTTCTTGAACAGGAACCTTATGCACAATACTTGGGCATGAAATTAGTCGACCTAGGTCTTGGAACCGCAACTGCCGAATTGGTGCCAACCAAAGACATGGTCAATGCCCACAACACCGTGCACGGTGCAGTTCTTTTCTCATTGGCTGACTATGTATTCGCCGTGGCGAGCAACTCGTACGGAAAAACGGCGGTCGGCGTAACGACGACGATGAACTTCATGTCGGCTGCCTTTGCAGGAGAAAAAATCACCGCAACTGCCCGCGAAGACAAACGCAACCATCGCCTCGCCTGGTACACAATTGAAATCAACAATGGAAAAGAATTGATCGCCACTATGCAGGCTATGGTTTATCGGAAAAGCGAATACTTTGTTCCTGTGGAAAACTGA
- a CDS encoding aldehyde dehydrogenase family protein, whose protein sequence is MTKTQETAVETQSMKRDYYKLFINGEQVDASNGARTKVVNPATGEVFAEVAKATQEDAQRAVEAARAAFDNGKWKRTPTGRRARVLNKIAAIMRSRFNELVELEVLNTGKSIGAAQAQVNQAVEDFEFYAGAIVAHRGSVNNVPGQFHNYTEKEPIGVAAQIIPWNYPLMMAAWKIAPAIAAGCSVIIKPASLTPLTAIILGEICHEAGVPEGVVNILPGSGSEIGNFLVEHELVNKVAFTGSTPIGKDIMARASSTLKRVTLELGGKSPNLVFEDADIDAAVDGSIYGIFNNTGQSCEARSRLYIHESIYDEFMEKFIEKTNRIVLGDPFSQETHVGAVIDQGQLDTVKYYVQSAIDEGAEILAGGKQLHPEGFENGFWYAPTIIGNVTQDMKVVQEEIFGPVVVVSKFSDEKEAIKLANDTEFGLGSAIWSKDGARCTRVANQIEAGIVMVNCPFSAFPGTPFGGYKQSGFGRELAIETLDLYSETKSIMSYFGARPLNPFGL, encoded by the coding sequence ATGACTAAAACACAAGAAACAGCAGTTGAAACTCAATCCATGAAGCGCGACTACTACAAGCTTTTCATCAACGGCGAACAAGTCGATGCGAGCAACGGTGCCCGCACGAAAGTCGTTAACCCTGCCACAGGGGAAGTTTTTGCTGAAGTAGCCAAAGCGACGCAAGAGGATGCTCAACGTGCTGTTGAAGCAGCTAGAGCAGCATTTGACAATGGGAAATGGAAACGTACTCCTACAGGACGCCGTGCCCGCGTTTTGAACAAAATTGCGGCGATCATGCGCAGCCGTTTCAACGAACTCGTTGAATTGGAAGTTCTGAACACAGGTAAATCAATCGGTGCTGCCCAAGCACAGGTCAACCAAGCGGTAGAAGACTTCGAATTCTACGCAGGCGCGATTGTTGCTCACCGTGGTTCTGTCAATAACGTCCCTGGACAATTCCACAACTACACGGAAAAAGAGCCGATTGGCGTTGCTGCGCAAATCATCCCTTGGAACTATCCATTGATGATGGCTGCTTGGAAAATAGCGCCGGCAATCGCTGCGGGCTGTTCCGTTATCATTAAGCCAGCATCTTTGACTCCATTGACAGCGATCATCCTAGGGGAAATCTGTCATGAAGCAGGTGTTCCAGAAGGTGTCGTCAACATCCTTCCAGGTTCTGGTTCTGAAATTGGAAACTTCCTAGTCGAACACGAACTAGTCAACAAAGTGGCATTCACAGGATCAACTCCAATCGGTAAAGATATCATGGCGCGCGCTTCCAGCACTTTGAAACGTGTAACACTCGAACTTGGCGGTAAATCACCGAACCTCGTATTCGAAGATGCAGATATCGATGCAGCAGTAGACGGTTCTATCTACGGTATCTTCAACAACACGGGACAATCTTGTGAAGCAAGGTCACGTCTGTACATCCACGAAAGCATTTATGATGAGTTCATGGAGAAATTCATTGAGAAAACGAACCGAATCGTTCTGGGCGATCCATTCAGCCAAGAGACGCATGTTGGCGCGGTGATCGACCAAGGTCAATTGGACACAGTGAAATATTATGTTCAATCCGCAATCGATGAAGGTGCTGAAATCTTGGCGGGCGGAAAACAACTACACCCAGAAGGCTTCGAAAACGGCTTCTGGTATGCGCCGACTATCATCGGTAATGTCACACAAGACATGAAGGTCGTTCAAGAAGAAATCTTCGGACCAGTTGTTGTCGTTTCGAAATTCTCTGATGAGAAGGAAGCGATCAAATTGGCGAACGACACAGAATTCGGTCTTGGCTCTGCGATCTGGTCGAAAGACGGAGCGAGATGTACTCGTGTGGCGAATCAGATTGAAGCAGGAATCGTCATGGTCAACTGCCCATTCTCCGCATTCCCTGGAACACCATTCGGCGGATACAAACAATCCGGTTTCGGCCGCGAGCTAGCAATTGAAACATTGGACCTTTATTCAGAAACGAAGAGCATTATGTCTTACTTCGGTGCACGTCCACTGAATCCGTTTGGACTATAA
- a CDS encoding enoyl-CoA hydratase/isomerase family protein, producing MSGYEFIETSVDNMTGVIELNRPRQYNSINRKMVSEILHAMQTFDQDDEVRVILVAGKGRAFSAGADIDEMAEADSMSLELLNQFEDWDRLALIKKPVIGAVHGFVFGGGFELALCCDVILAAKGTEFSFPEVSLGVMPGAGGTQRLTKLVGRAKAIEWLWTGERIPAEELLKYGAINRIVSPEVLREEALRFANRIAKMPPLSLRLIKDSVNKAVDYSLYEGMQYERKNFYLLFSSEDQKEGMNAFIEKRKPNYKGK from the coding sequence ATGAGCGGTTATGAGTTCATTGAGACGTCGGTTGACAATATGACAGGTGTCATCGAACTCAATCGGCCGCGTCAATATAATTCAATAAACCGTAAAATGGTAAGCGAAATCTTACATGCCATGCAAACATTTGACCAGGATGACGAAGTGCGCGTCATCCTAGTTGCTGGCAAAGGGAGAGCCTTCTCCGCAGGTGCCGATATCGATGAGATGGCGGAAGCCGATTCCATGAGCTTGGAATTATTGAACCAATTTGAAGACTGGGATCGCTTGGCCCTTATTAAGAAACCGGTCATCGGTGCGGTCCATGGCTTCGTATTCGGCGGGGGCTTCGAATTGGCTCTCTGCTGTGATGTGATCCTGGCAGCAAAAGGAACGGAGTTTTCATTCCCGGAAGTGAGCCTTGGTGTCATGCCAGGCGCAGGAGGAACACAACGGTTGACGAAACTGGTTGGCCGGGCGAAAGCAATCGAATGGTTGTGGACGGGAGAACGGATTCCTGCGGAAGAGTTATTGAAATATGGGGCTATCAATCGGATCGTTTCACCGGAAGTGCTGCGGGAAGAAGCTCTTCGATTCGCAAACCGGATCGCCAAGATGCCGCCGCTTTCCCTTCGGTTGATCAAAGACTCGGTGAATAAGGCAGTCGATTATTCACTGTATGAAGGAATGCAGTACGAGCGTAAGAACTTCTATTTACTATTTTCTTCGGAAGATCAAAAAGAAGGCATGAACGCCTTCATTGAAAAGAGAAAACCGAATTACAAAGGGAAATGA
- a CDS encoding EthD family reductase — MAKLIALYKHPENKEEFDEHYFNVHGPITAKIPGLREMKVTKFNGTPMGGEAPYYLMCEMIYDDMESLQAGLRSDEGKASGKDLMGFAGKLVTLMIGEDS; from the coding sequence ATGGCTAAACTGATCGCTCTTTACAAACATCCAGAAAACAAGGAAGAATTCGACGAACACTATTTCAACGTTCACGGCCCGATCACTGCAAAGATTCCGGGATTGCGTGAAATGAAAGTGACAAAATTCAACGGAACTCCAATGGGTGGAGAAGCTCCCTACTATTTAATGTGCGAAATGATTTACGATGACATGGAATCACTTCAGGCAGGACTTCGTTCAGACGAAGGAAAAGCATCCGGCAAGGACTTGATGGGCTTTGCTGGTAAACTAGTAACACTCATGATTGGCGAGGACAGCTAA